One region of Pedococcus aerophilus genomic DNA includes:
- a CDS encoding 4-(cytidine 5'-diphospho)-2-C-methyl-D-erythritol kinase, translated as MSSAAVMPSSVTVRVPAKVNLELLVGAPREDGYHPLATVYHAVSLYDEVTVVGADDWGVGVSGPQSLGVPVDESNLALRAARMLAEVGEVREPVHVSIRKDIPVMGGMAGGSADAAAALVACDRLWGLALPRTELEEIAAELGSDVPFLLSGGTSMGSGRGEVLAPVLARGSFHWVFALSETGLSTPAVYAECDRLRGETPVKHPSSSPQMMQALRSGDPRALGEALQNDLQAAAISLMPALGDVLDAGLEFGALGGVVSGSGPTVAFVVENNEAALDLAVSLTASGAVQDVRRATGPAHGAHEISGPRPG; from the coding sequence ATGTCCTCCGCCGCCGTGATGCCGTCGTCCGTGACGGTGCGGGTCCCGGCCAAGGTCAACCTCGAGCTGCTGGTGGGCGCTCCCCGCGAGGACGGCTACCACCCGTTGGCGACCGTCTACCACGCGGTCAGCCTCTACGACGAGGTCACCGTCGTCGGTGCCGACGACTGGGGTGTGGGTGTCTCGGGCCCGCAGTCCCTCGGGGTGCCCGTCGACGAGAGCAACCTCGCGTTGCGCGCCGCGCGCATGCTCGCCGAGGTCGGCGAGGTGCGGGAGCCCGTGCACGTGAGCATCCGCAAGGACATCCCCGTGATGGGCGGTATGGCGGGTGGCTCGGCCGATGCCGCTGCTGCCCTCGTCGCGTGCGACCGGTTGTGGGGACTGGCCCTGCCGCGGACCGAGCTCGAGGAGATCGCCGCCGAGCTCGGCAGCGACGTGCCGTTCCTGCTGTCCGGCGGGACCTCGATGGGTTCTGGTCGCGGGGAGGTCCTGGCCCCGGTGCTGGCCCGTGGCAGCTTCCACTGGGTCTTCGCCCTGAGCGAGACCGGACTGTCGACCCCGGCCGTGTACGCCGAGTGCGACCGCCTGCGCGGCGAGACGCCGGTCAAGCACCCGTCGTCGAGCCCGCAGATGATGCAGGCGCTGCGCTCCGGCGACCCCCGCGCCCTCGGTGAGGCGCTCCAGAACGACCTCCAGGCCGCCGCGATCTCCCTGATGCCGGCGCTCGGGGACGTGCTCGATGCGGGGCTGGAGTTCGGCGCCCTCGGCGGGGTCGTGTCCGGCTCCGGCCCGACGGTCGCGTTCGTCGTCGAGAACAACGAGGCGGCCCTCGACCTCGCGGTGTCGCTGACCGCTTCCGGCGCGGTGCAGGACGTCCGGCGTGCCACGGGCCCTGCCCACGGCGCCCACGAGATCAGCGGACCGCGGCCCGGCTGA
- the rsmA gene encoding 16S rRNA (adenine(1518)-N(6)/adenine(1519)-N(6))-dimethyltransferase RsmA: protein MAEQSSGYLGAAQIREIAAGLGMRPTKQWGQNFVVDANTVKRIVRLAGVGQDDVVVEVGPGLGSLTLALLPEVGHVTAVEVDPTLAQALPGTVGRLAPAYADRLTLVQADAMQVRELPDPQPTALVANLPYNVSVPVVLNFLELFPSIERVLVMVQLEVAERLAAAPGSKAYGVPSVKAAWYAAVRLAGTVPRSVFWPVPNVESGLVLLERRPAPSTDASRRDTFTCIDAAFAQRRKTLRAALSGWAGSAPRAEECLRAAGVDPRTRGEQLGIDEFAAIAAARAALGPTTPGD, encoded by the coding sequence ATGGCGGAGCAGAGCAGCGGGTACCTCGGGGCCGCCCAGATCCGTGAGATCGCCGCCGGGCTCGGCATGCGGCCGACCAAGCAGTGGGGCCAGAACTTCGTCGTCGACGCCAACACGGTCAAGCGCATCGTGCGGCTCGCCGGGGTGGGGCAGGACGACGTCGTGGTCGAGGTCGGCCCCGGCCTGGGTTCGCTGACCCTGGCCCTGCTCCCCGAGGTGGGGCACGTGACGGCCGTCGAGGTGGACCCGACCCTCGCGCAGGCGCTGCCCGGCACGGTGGGCCGGCTCGCGCCGGCATACGCGGACCGGCTGACCCTGGTGCAGGCGGACGCGATGCAGGTGCGGGAGCTGCCCGACCCCCAGCCCACGGCCCTGGTCGCGAACCTCCCCTACAACGTGTCGGTGCCGGTGGTGCTGAACTTCCTCGAGCTCTTCCCCTCGATCGAGCGGGTGCTCGTCATGGTGCAGCTCGAGGTCGCGGAGCGGCTCGCCGCGGCCCCGGGGTCCAAGGCCTACGGCGTGCCGAGCGTCAAGGCGGCCTGGTATGCCGCGGTGCGGCTCGCGGGGACGGTGCCCCGCAGCGTCTTCTGGCCGGTCCCGAACGTCGAGTCCGGGCTGGTGCTGCTGGAACGGCGGCCGGCCCCCTCCACCGACGCCTCCCGGCGCGACACCTTCACGTGCATCGACGCAGCCTTCGCCCAACGCCGCAAGACGCTGCGGGCGGCGCTGAGCGGGTGGGCGGGCTCGGCCCCTCGCGCCGAGGAGTGCCTGCGGGCGGCAGGCGTCGACCCGCGGACCCGGGGGGAGCAGCTCGGCATCGACGAGTTCGCCGCGATCGCCGCCGCCCGTGCCGCCCTCGGACCGACGACGCCGGGCGACTGA
- a CDS encoding response regulator transcription factor: MSHPPKVLVVEDEPTIADAITARLLAEGFDAQQVHDGLVALDRAAQWDPDLVVLDIMLPGLDGLEVCRRLQATRAVPVLMLTARDDETDLLVGLGIGADDYMTKPFSMRELVARLRVLLRRVERAAEAHAPAPTVVVDCLRIDGAQRRVWAAGTEVHLTPTEFDLLVCLAARPGTVLSREALLAEVWGWADASGTRTVDSHVKSLRRKLGADRVRTVHGVGYALEVRS, encoded by the coding sequence GTGAGCCACCCACCCAAGGTCCTGGTCGTCGAGGACGAGCCGACGATCGCCGACGCGATCACCGCGCGGTTGCTCGCCGAGGGCTTCGACGCCCAGCAGGTGCACGACGGACTGGTCGCCCTCGACCGCGCGGCGCAGTGGGACCCCGACCTCGTCGTCCTCGACATCATGCTGCCCGGGCTCGACGGCCTCGAGGTCTGCCGGCGCCTCCAGGCCACGCGGGCGGTGCCCGTCCTCATGCTCACCGCCCGCGACGACGAGACGGACCTGCTCGTCGGGCTCGGGATCGGCGCCGACGACTACATGACCAAGCCGTTCTCGATGCGCGAGCTCGTCGCCCGGCTGCGTGTCCTCCTGCGCCGGGTCGAGCGGGCCGCCGAGGCCCACGCCCCCGCCCCGACCGTCGTGGTGGACTGCCTGCGCATCGACGGAGCCCAGCGGCGGGTCTGGGCGGCCGGGACCGAGGTGCACCTCACGCCCACGGAGTTCGACCTGCTGGTCTGCCTCGCCGCCCGCCCGGGGACGGTGCTGTCCCGTGAGGCCCTCCTCGCCGAGGTGTGGGGCTGGGCCGACGCGTCCGGCACACGCACCGTCGACAGCCACGTGAAGTCGTTGCGCCGCAAGCTCGGCGCCGACCGCGTCCGCACCGTCCACGGCGTCGGGTACGCCCTCGAGGTCCGGTCGTGA
- a CDS encoding ABC-F family ATP-binding cassette domain-containing protein: MANLISVERASLALGTAQVLDEVSLGVLGGDRIGIVGRNGGGKTTLLRVLAGHREVDSGRVTRAGVSSVGVLAQEDVLDPSSTVREVVLGDLAEHVWAGDARIRDVLTGLLGGIDAQSVGGFDALIGPMSGGERRRLALARLLVQDPTVLFLDEPTNHLDVEGVAWLAEHLVRHRARPDNAVVAITHDRWFLDAIATNTWEVVDGTVNAFEGGYAAYVLAKAERERMAQVTAERRDNLLRKELAWLRRGPPARTSKPKFRIDAANTLIADEPPPRDDVELLRFATTRLGKDVVDLIDATVALGDRVLLDRLTWHLAPGERIGIVGVNGAGKSTLLRAIAGQLPLASGKRKQGITVRLAYLSQEVRELERYADWRVIEAIEDVRKYVRLGPKEISASQLATRLGFTGGRQQTRVSDLSGGERRRLQLTRLLMDEPNVLLLDEPTNDLDIETLTSLEDVLDGWAGTLLVVSHDRYLLERACDHQVALLGDGKLRQLPGGVDQYLELRHAAIESAAREAVSASARADATPSTAGAAGTAGASPAELREARKDMARVEKQLTRLAQREDKIHLAMAEAAADHAKVLELNSQLREIVDERETLELEWLAAAEIVG, translated from the coding sequence ATGGCGAACCTCATCAGTGTCGAGCGCGCCTCCCTGGCCCTCGGCACCGCCCAGGTGCTCGACGAGGTCTCCCTCGGCGTGCTCGGCGGCGACCGCATCGGCATCGTCGGCCGCAACGGCGGTGGCAAGACGACCCTCCTGCGAGTGCTGGCCGGTCACCGCGAGGTCGACTCGGGCCGGGTGACCCGCGCAGGCGTCTCGAGCGTCGGCGTGCTCGCCCAGGAGGACGTCCTCGACCCCTCCTCGACGGTCCGCGAGGTCGTCCTCGGCGACCTCGCCGAGCACGTGTGGGCCGGCGACGCCCGCATCCGCGACGTCCTCACCGGGCTGCTCGGTGGCATCGACGCCCAGTCGGTCGGCGGCTTCGACGCGCTGATCGGGCCGATGTCCGGTGGCGAGCGTCGGCGCCTGGCGCTGGCGCGGCTGCTCGTGCAGGACCCGACCGTCCTGTTCCTCGACGAACCGACCAACCACCTCGACGTCGAGGGGGTCGCGTGGCTGGCCGAGCACCTCGTGCGGCACCGGGCGCGGCCGGACAACGCCGTCGTCGCCATCACCCACGACCGATGGTTCCTCGACGCGATCGCCACCAACACCTGGGAGGTCGTCGACGGGACGGTCAACGCGTTCGAGGGCGGCTACGCGGCATACGTCCTCGCCAAGGCCGAGCGCGAGCGGATGGCGCAGGTGACCGCCGAGCGGCGCGACAACCTGCTCCGCAAGGAGCTCGCCTGGCTGCGCCGCGGCCCGCCGGCCCGGACGTCCAAGCCCAAGTTCCGCATCGATGCGGCCAACACCCTCATCGCCGACGAGCCGCCTCCGCGCGACGACGTCGAGCTGCTGAGGTTCGCGACGACCCGCCTCGGCAAGGACGTCGTCGACCTGATCGACGCCACCGTCGCCCTCGGCGACCGCGTGCTGCTCGACCGCCTGACGTGGCACCTCGCTCCGGGCGAGCGGATCGGCATCGTCGGCGTCAACGGCGCGGGCAAGTCGACGCTCCTGCGTGCCATCGCCGGCCAGCTCCCGCTGGCCTCGGGCAAGCGCAAGCAGGGGATCACGGTGCGCCTGGCCTACCTCTCGCAGGAGGTCAGGGAGCTGGAGCGGTATGCCGACTGGCGTGTCATCGAGGCGATCGAGGACGTCCGCAAGTACGTGCGGCTCGGGCCGAAGGAGATCTCGGCGTCGCAGCTCGCCACGCGGCTCGGGTTCACCGGCGGTCGCCAGCAGACCCGGGTCTCCGACCTCTCCGGTGGGGAGCGGCGTCGGCTCCAGCTGACCCGCCTGCTCATGGACGAGCCCAACGTGCTGCTCCTCGACGAGCCGACCAACGACCTCGACATCGAGACGCTGACCTCGCTGGAGGACGTCCTCGACGGCTGGGCCGGCACCCTGCTCGTCGTCTCGCACGACCGGTACCTGCTCGAGCGCGCCTGCGACCACCAGGTCGCGCTGCTCGGCGACGGCAAGCTGCGCCAGCTGCCCGGTGGTGTCGACCAGTACCTCGAGCTGCGGCACGCAGCGATCGAATCTGCTGCGAGAGAAGCAGTTTCGGCCTCAGCGCGAGCCGATGCGACGCCGTCGACCGCTGGTGCGGCCGGCACTGCGGGTGCGAGCCCGGCGGAGCTGCGCGAGGCGCGCAAGGACATGGCGCGGGTCGAGAAGCAGCTGACCCGGCTCGCGCAGCGCGAGGACAAGATCCACCTCGCGATGGCCGAGGCCGCCGCCGACCACGCCAAGGTGCTCGAGCTCAACAGCCAGCTGCGCGAGATCGTCGACGAGCGGGAGACGCTCGAGCTGGAGTGGCTGGCTGCCGCCGAGATCGTCGGCTGA
- a CDS encoding methyltransferase domain-containing protein, which yields MSTVWDPTQYAKFSDHRSRPFDDLLARVRATSPALVVDLGCGNGPLTLGLAQRWPDARIVGVDHSPEMLKAARELDVDGRVEWVEADVATWDVATLGAAPDVIVTNATLQWVPGHLDLVARWVSALAPGGWFAMQVPGNNDAPSHALMRESAANHPAKERLSPALNRLAVHDPARYVVELGAFGCEVDGWETTYQHVLDPAGEQDNPVLEWVRGTGLRPVLEALTDEAERAAFLADYDARLRAAYPRTPVGVILAFRRVFAVARRSDTAASPDAGAHVVGLHHVQVACPAGSEDALRAFYGDLVGLPEIPKPPALTARGGVWFRVGPHELHCGVEEGFAPARKAHPAIAVRDVDALAATLAARGGDITWDEAIPGTRRFHTADPVGNRVEFQQV from the coding sequence ATGAGCACCGTCTGGGATCCGACGCAGTACGCCAAGTTCTCCGACCACCGGTCGCGACCGTTCGACGACCTCCTCGCCCGGGTCAGGGCGACCTCGCCGGCGCTGGTCGTCGACCTCGGTTGCGGCAACGGCCCCCTGACCCTCGGGCTGGCGCAGCGCTGGCCGGACGCGCGCATCGTCGGGGTGGACCACTCTCCGGAGATGTTGAAGGCGGCGCGGGAGCTCGACGTCGACGGCCGCGTCGAGTGGGTCGAGGCGGACGTCGCCACCTGGGACGTGGCGACCCTGGGCGCAGCGCCCGACGTCATCGTCACCAACGCGACTCTCCAGTGGGTGCCGGGGCACCTGGACCTCGTCGCGCGGTGGGTCTCGGCGCTGGCCCCGGGAGGGTGGTTCGCGATGCAGGTGCCCGGCAACAACGACGCGCCCTCGCACGCCCTGATGCGCGAGTCCGCCGCGAACCACCCTGCCAAAGAACGGCTTTCGCCCGCCTTGAACCGTCTCGCGGTCCACGACCCCGCGCGGTACGTGGTCGAGCTCGGCGCCTTCGGGTGCGAGGTCGACGGGTGGGAGACCACGTACCAGCACGTGCTCGACCCGGCGGGGGAGCAGGACAACCCCGTGCTCGAGTGGGTGCGGGGCACGGGGCTGCGCCCCGTCCTCGAAGCCCTCACGGACGAGGCCGAGCGTGCAGCGTTCCTGGCGGACTACGACGCGAGGCTGCGCGCTGCATACCCTCGCACCCCGGTGGGCGTGATCCTCGCGTTCCGGCGGGTGTTCGCGGTGGCCCGACGCAGCGACACCGCGGCGTCCCCGGACGCAGGTGCGCACGTCGTGGGCCTGCACCACGTCCAGGTCGCGTGCCCGGCCGGTAGTGAGGACGCGCTGCGGGCGTTCTACGGCGACCTGGTCGGGCTGCCGGAGATCCCGAAGCCGCCTGCGCTCACAGCCCGCGGTGGGGTGTGGTTCCGGGTCGGGCCGCACGAGCTGCACTGCGGGGTGGAGGAGGGATTCGCCCCGGCCCGGAAGGCACACCCGGCGATCGCGGTCCGCGACGTCGACGCGCTTGCCGCCACCCTTGCCGCCCGGGGCGGAGACATCACCTGGGACGAGGCGATCCCCGGGACCAGGCGGTTCCACACGGCTGACCCCGTGGGCAACCGGGTGGAGTTCCAGCAGGTGTAG
- a CDS encoding MarR family winged helix-turn-helix transcriptional regulator, with product MSPRGAGPVVPPADDVDRIVEAWRRERPDLDVAPLQVFSRVSRLARRLDLDRAQAFAQHQLEGWEFDVLSALRRAGDPYELSPGQLIRQTLVTSGTMTNRVDRLERRGLVGRSPDPTDRRGVIVRLTPEGQQAVDAAMSDLLDRERTLLAELSGQNHEELAAMLRRLLSPFEV from the coding sequence ATGAGCCCCCGAGGTGCAGGACCCGTCGTGCCGCCGGCCGACGACGTGGACCGCATCGTCGAGGCGTGGCGCCGCGAGCGCCCCGACCTCGACGTGGCCCCGCTCCAGGTGTTCTCCCGTGTCTCCCGGCTCGCCCGTCGCCTCGACCTCGACCGGGCCCAGGCCTTCGCCCAGCACCAGCTCGAGGGCTGGGAGTTCGACGTCCTGTCCGCCCTGCGACGGGCCGGCGACCCCTACGAGCTCTCGCCCGGCCAGCTCATCCGGCAGACCCTCGTCACCAGCGGCACCATGACCAACCGCGTCGACCGGCTCGAGCGCCGCGGCCTCGTCGGTCGCAGCCCCGACCCCACCGACCGCCGCGGGGTCATCGTGCGGCTGACCCCCGAGGGGCAGCAGGCCGTCGATGCAGCGATGTCCGACCTGCTGGACCGCGAGCGCACCCTGCTCGCCGAGCTGTCGGGCCAAAACCACGAGGAGCTGGCGGCGATGCTTCGCCGACTGCTCTCTCCCTTCGAGGTCTGA
- a CDS encoding alpha/beta hydrolase, with the protein MPAGVLAVVLLAGCGGSGPSEGATARPSTPTPTPGPTSVSDRCKVPVDGGELVEIADPGGSVMTGATLGEGPVVAVYLHQTTPVGFCGWTAYAAWAAERGVRAVLVDLCGWGRSRCTGGLAIDPAAQVRLVVDWARSRGATRVTLVGASLGGVTALAVGQQSGADALVDLSGPFSYPGLDTAAVAAPRTTLPLLLAVAPGDTDVQPAELKAAFESAPAKVKKFVSTPRDHGWGMLNDGTDADPDWTPLADTVLAWTKGDYTGA; encoded by the coding sequence GTGCCGGCAGGTGTGCTGGCGGTGGTCCTGCTCGCGGGGTGCGGTGGGTCTGGTCCGTCCGAAGGTGCCACGGCACGCCCGTCCACCCCGACGCCCACCCCCGGGCCGACCTCGGTCAGCGACCGCTGCAAGGTGCCCGTCGACGGCGGCGAGCTGGTGGAGATCGCCGATCCCGGCGGCAGCGTGATGACCGGCGCGACCCTGGGGGAGGGGCCGGTCGTCGCCGTCTACCTGCACCAGACGACCCCCGTGGGGTTCTGCGGGTGGACGGCGTATGCGGCGTGGGCCGCCGAGCGCGGGGTGCGCGCGGTGCTCGTCGACCTCTGCGGGTGGGGGCGTTCGCGCTGCACGGGCGGCCTCGCCATCGATCCGGCCGCGCAGGTGCGGCTCGTCGTCGACTGGGCGCGCTCGCGGGGGGCGACGAGGGTGACGCTCGTGGGTGCCTCGCTCGGCGGGGTGACCGCCCTGGCCGTCGGGCAGCAGTCGGGTGCCGACGCGCTGGTCGACCTGTCGGGGCCGTTCAGCTATCCGGGCCTCGACACCGCGGCTGTCGCTGCTCCGCGGACGACGCTGCCGCTCCTGCTCGCAGTCGCCCCGGGCGACACCGATGTGCAGCCGGCTGAGCTGAAGGCGGCCTTCGAGAGTGCACCGGCGAAGGTCAAGAAGTTCGTGTCGACACCCCGTGACCACGGGTGGGGGATGCTCAACGACGGCACCGACGCCGACCCTGACTGGACGCCGTTGGCCGACACCGTGCTGGCGTGGACCAAGGGCGACTACACGGGGGCGTGA
- a CDS encoding PadR family transcriptional regulator, with the protein MPRSPSTPSDLGCAILGLLARGPLTGYDLARRMQKPVGYFWTATHSQIYPELARLEHAGLLEHEVIEGRGPRPTKRYAVTPAGLDTLREWVAGELEPQPVRDLETLRLWSIWLVDPDAARDLVRQARTRHYDTLAAYETELAELVDHPRAQDRTDPWFASRLTLQGGVLTRRAAVQWCDWMLAELDRA; encoded by the coding sequence GTGCCCAGATCGCCGTCCACCCCCTCCGACCTCGGGTGCGCGATCCTCGGCCTCCTCGCGCGCGGGCCCCTCACGGGCTACGACCTCGCCCGCCGGATGCAGAAGCCGGTCGGCTATTTCTGGACCGCCACCCACAGCCAGATCTACCCCGAGCTCGCCCGCCTCGAACACGCCGGGCTCCTCGAGCACGAGGTCATCGAGGGGCGCGGCCCCCGCCCCACCAAGCGGTATGCCGTGACACCCGCCGGTCTCGACACCCTCCGGGAGTGGGTGGCGGGTGAGCTGGAACCGCAGCCGGTGCGGGACCTCGAGACCCTGCGGCTGTGGTCGATCTGGCTGGTGGACCCCGACGCGGCCCGCGACCTGGTGCGACAGGCCCGCACCCGGCACTACGACACCCTCGCCGCCTACGAGACCGAGCTGGCGGAGCTCGTCGACCACCCGCGCGCGCAGGACCGGACCGACCCGTGGTTCGCGAGCCGGCTGACGCTCCAGGGCGGCGTCCTCACCCGCCGCGCCGCCGTCCAGTGGTGCGACTGGATGCTCGCCGAGCTCGACCGCGCCTGA
- a CDS encoding DUF4153 domain-containing protein, translated as MNYDLRPLDRARSIKTKLGLLVAVTIAVASVLAVVGTRLGLSPWATVPVAVAAALVVTQLLARGMTSPLREMTVAAQRMAQGDYSQRVRATSGDEVGELARAFNRMSATLELVDRHRRDLVANVSHELRTPISALQAVLENLADGVSQPGPDELRSALAQTERLGRLVGDLLDLSRVEEGVTPLAVTTVDLADLLDDAVAQARVDALRYSVVVSPPGLAITADPDRLHQLLANLLDNAARHSPADGEIRVAATRDGELVRLDVADDGPGIAPAERGLVFERFTTSSTQSSGTGLGLAISRWVVQLHGGTIAVADSDHGCRIQVLLPTDPTRPSLTKEPVMSTLTPPAPPAAPPPSAPARDTLESYWPDDHHRRPGLVGAAALVGVVAALVLPDRRAGLGTALVFAAICGVVLATRLRRREGRRWAWPDLADVALVVLLLLTLVLRDAAWITVLCLLAALALVAVGSTRATSVLGTIGSAAAVPLAALRGLPWLGRTLRPRHGTQSWLPAVRTALLSAVLLLVFGALFASADALFASWVDAITPDITWNDLPARAVLALFIASGTLAAAYVGLTRPAVDRLQPRLRPSRRDFEWLAPIGVVNAVFAAFLVAQATALFGGHDYLQRTTGLTYADYVHEGFGQLTAATVLTLTVVAWASHKAPPSRRRDVALGALCLMTIVVVVSALHRMSLYEEAYGFTRLRLLVTVFEGWLGVVVVLVLVAGVIGGRRWLVPVAVRAGALGLLGLALVNPDLYIAEHNLSRTQATTPVDYAYLGSLSADALPAIVALPDAEFSCAIDGLEAPGGGDWLEWNLSRHRAADQLAERTSSGVTSGTAPSTGTCSTTP; from the coding sequence GTGAACTACGACCTGCGGCCCCTCGACCGCGCCCGCTCCATCAAGACCAAGCTCGGCCTGCTCGTCGCGGTGACGATCGCGGTCGCCTCGGTCCTCGCCGTGGTCGGCACCCGCCTCGGCCTGTCGCCGTGGGCGACCGTGCCCGTGGCCGTGGCCGCAGCCCTGGTCGTCACCCAGCTGCTCGCCCGCGGGATGACCTCCCCGCTGCGGGAGATGACCGTGGCAGCGCAGCGTATGGCGCAGGGCGACTACTCCCAGCGCGTCCGCGCCACCTCGGGCGACGAGGTCGGCGAGCTGGCCCGCGCGTTCAACCGCATGTCCGCCACGCTGGAGCTCGTCGACCGGCACCGCCGCGACCTCGTCGCGAACGTCTCGCACGAGCTGCGCACCCCGATCTCGGCGCTGCAGGCCGTGCTCGAGAACCTTGCCGACGGCGTCTCCCAACCGGGCCCCGACGAGCTGCGGTCCGCCCTGGCCCAGACCGAACGCCTCGGACGCCTCGTGGGCGACCTGCTCGACCTGTCGCGGGTCGAGGAGGGCGTCACGCCCCTGGCCGTCACGACGGTCGACCTCGCCGACCTGCTCGACGACGCCGTCGCCCAGGCCCGCGTGGACGCGCTGCGCTACTCCGTCGTCGTCTCGCCGCCCGGCCTGGCCATCACCGCAGACCCCGACCGGCTGCACCAGCTCCTCGCGAACCTCCTCGACAACGCCGCCCGACACAGCCCTGCCGACGGCGAGATCCGCGTCGCCGCGACCCGGGACGGCGAGCTGGTGCGCCTCGACGTCGCCGACGACGGCCCGGGGATCGCTCCCGCCGAGCGCGGGCTGGTGTTCGAGCGGTTCACGACGAGCTCCACCCAGAGCAGCGGCACCGGGCTGGGACTGGCGATCTCGCGCTGGGTCGTCCAGCTCCACGGCGGCACCATCGCCGTCGCCGACAGCGACCACGGCTGCCGCATCCAGGTCCTCCTGCCCACCGACCCGACCCGACCGTCCCTGACCAAGGAGCCCGTCATGAGCACCCTGACCCCGCCGGCCCCTCCGGCTGCCCCGCCGCCGTCGGCTCCCGCCCGCGACACCCTCGAGTCGTACTGGCCGGACGACCACCACCGGCGTCCCGGGCTGGTCGGAGCCGCGGCGCTCGTCGGTGTCGTGGCGGCCCTGGTGCTGCCCGACCGCCGGGCTGGGCTGGGCACCGCCCTCGTCTTTGCCGCCATCTGCGGCGTCGTCCTCGCCACCCGCCTGCGACGCCGCGAGGGACGCCGGTGGGCCTGGCCCGACCTGGCCGACGTCGCGCTCGTCGTTCTCCTGCTGCTCACCCTCGTGCTGCGCGACGCCGCGTGGATCACCGTCCTGTGCCTCCTGGCCGCCCTGGCCCTCGTCGCCGTCGGCTCCACGCGCGCCACGTCGGTCCTCGGCACGATCGGCTCCGCCGCAGCCGTGCCGCTCGCGGCCCTGCGCGGCCTGCCCTGGCTGGGCCGCACCCTGCGACCCCGACACGGCACCCAGAGCTGGCTGCCGGCCGTGCGGACCGCACTGCTCTCCGCCGTCCTGCTGCTCGTCTTCGGGGCGCTGTTCGCCTCCGCCGACGCCCTGTTCGCCTCGTGGGTCGACGCGATCACCCCGGACATCACCTGGAACGACCTGCCCGCCCGCGCCGTGCTCGCCCTGTTCATCGCGTCCGGGACCCTCGCGGCCGCCTACGTCGGGCTGACCCGACCCGCCGTGGACCGCCTGCAACCGCGGCTGCGCCCGAGCCGGCGCGACTTCGAGTGGCTGGCGCCCATCGGCGTGGTCAACGCCGTCTTCGCCGCCTTCCTCGTGGCCCAGGCAACAGCGCTGTTCGGCGGCCACGACTACCTCCAGCGGACGACCGGGCTCACCTACGCCGACTACGTCCACGAGGGTTTCGGCCAGCTCACCGCTGCCACCGTGCTCACCCTCACGGTCGTCGCGTGGGCGAGCCACAAGGCCCCACCCTCGCGACGACGGGATGTCGCCCTCGGTGCGCTCTGCCTGATGACCATCGTCGTGGTCGTCTCCGCGCTGCACCGGATGAGCCTGTACGAGGAGGCCTACGGCTTCACCCGGCTGCGCCTGCTCGTCACCGTCTTCGAGGGCTGGCTCGGCGTGGTCGTCGTGCTCGTCCTCGTCGCCGGGGTCATCGGCGGCCGCCGCTGGCTCGTCCCGGTCGCGGTCCGCGCGGGCGCCCTCGGACTGCTCGGTCTCGCCCTGGTCAACCCCGACCTCTACATCGCCGAGCACAACCTGTCGCGCACCCAGGCCACCACGCCGGTGGACTACGCCTACCTCGGGAGCCTGTCCGCGGACGCCCTCCCGGCGATCGTGGCCTTGCCGGACGCCGAGTTCTCCTGCGCCATCGACGGCCTGGAGGCGCCGGGCGGCGGGGACTGGCTCGAATGGAACCTCTCCCGCCACAGGGCGGCGGACCAGCTCGCCGAGCGCACCTCGTCAGGCGTCACCTCGGGGACCGCGCCCTCAACAGGCACCTGCTCCACGACACCCTGA